The Bacteroidota bacterium sequence ATGGACGGCGACAAAAGCGACATAAAGGCCATTTCCGAGCTGGCCCTTAGGCACGACGCGCTTTTGATGGTGGACGAGGCCCACGCCACCGGCGTTTTCGGCGAAAATGGCGCGGGCCTTTGCCACGGGCTTTCGGTGGACCTCGTGATGGGCACCTTCGGCAAGGCCCTTGGCTCCTTCGGAGCTTACGCGGCCTGCTCGGAGAGGATGTACCATTATCTGGTGAACCGCTGCGGCGGCTTCATCTATTCAACCGCCCTTCCGCCTTCGGTGATCGGCGCAGTTGACGCGGCCCTGGACATCGTCCCCCGAATGGAAGAGGAGCGGAAAAATCTCGCGGAAAACGCCCGATTTTTGAGGGAGTCGCTAAGCAGCCTGGGCTTTTCCACCGGGCCTTCCCAAAGCCAGATAGTGCCGGTGATAATCGGCGACGAGGCGGAAACCTTAAGCCTTTCAACCCATCTTTCCGAAAACGGCATCCTGGCCGTGGCCATTCGCCCGCCCACGGTGGAAAAGGGCAAAAGCCGTATAAGGCTTTCCCTTTGCGCCCTCCACACCCGCCAAATGGTTGAAAATCTCGTGTCGGTTTTCGCATCCTGGAAGCGGCCATGAAATTCCCGCCTGCCCTTTTCGTAACAGGCACGGACACCGGAGTGGGCAAGACCTTCGTTTCCGCAGTCCTTATGTGCGGCCTTCTAAACGCCCGCTACTGGAAGCCGGTCCAGAGCGGAACCTGCGAGGGAACCGACACCGGCTGGATAAGGGCCGCCACAACTCTTGCGCCTGAACGCTTTTATCCGGAAGCCGTAAAGCTGAAAGCCCCGCTCTCGCCCCATCTTGCGGCATCCATGGAAAACGCATCCATATGCCTGGAAGATTTCACCCTGCCCCCGGTTCCCGAAAACGGGCATCTCATCGTGGAGGGAGCAGGCGGAATCCTGGTTCCGCTTAACGCCCAAGAGCTTGTGGCGGACCTGATCGTAAAGCTTGATCTTCCGGCCCTTCTCGTGGCCCGGAGCGGCCTTGGCACC is a genomic window containing:
- the bioD gene encoding dethiobiotin synthase, which gives rise to MKFPPALFVTGTDTGVGKTFVSAVLMCGLLNARYWKPVQSGTCEGTDTGWIRAATTLAPERFYPEAVKLKAPLSPHLAASMENASICLEDFTLPPVPENGHLIVEGAGGILVPLNAQELVADLIVKLDLPALLVARSGLGTINHCLLSIFELRRRGIEILGVVMNGPVNPENKKAIEHYGKARVLAQIPPVKDADFSSLKRLFTEEFDVS
- a CDS encoding aminotransferase class I/II-fold pyridoxal phosphate-dependent enzyme, translated to MDGDKSDIKAISELALRHDALLMVDEAHATGVFGENGAGLCHGLSVDLVMGTFGKALGSFGAYAACSERMYHYLVNRCGGFIYSTALPPSVIGAVDAALDIVPRMEEERKNLAENARFLRESLSSLGFSTGPSQSQIVPVIIGDEAETLSLSTHLSENGILAVAIRPPTVEKGKSRIRLSLCALHTRQMVENLVSVFASWKRP